A single Defluviitalea saccharophila DNA region contains:
- a CDS encoding acyltransferase, with protein sequence MEKFIQTLKKSINYFKYIKMTKNTAAPITFANLFYQKILGINRHAYWPVHFTSKVTCPHNIRIGIGTAPGLSPHCYIQGINGIEIGNYTIIASGVGIISANHSIYEYTKHEKCRPIKIGKYCWIGMNAVILPGVHLGDHVVVAAGSVVNKSFPEGYCVLAGVPAKIVKTISKDKVVEKKNKYEFYGYIPKHLFKQ encoded by the coding sequence ATGGAAAAGTTTATACAGACACTTAAAAAAAGTATCAATTATTTTAAATATATTAAGATGACAAAGAATACAGCGGCTCCGATTACGTTTGCAAATTTGTTTTATCAAAAAATATTAGGAATAAATAGACATGCATATTGGCCAGTGCATTTTACTTCAAAGGTAACTTGTCCACATAATATACGTATTGGAATTGGCACAGCGCCAGGATTAAGTCCGCATTGCTATATACAAGGGATAAATGGAATAGAAATTGGAAATTATACAATCATAGCTTCTGGAGTAGGGATTATAAGTGCAAATCATAGTATATATGAGTATACAAAGCATGAAAAATGTAGGCCTATAAAAATAGGAAAATATTGTTGGATAGGAATGAATGCCGTTATTTTACCTGGAGTTCATTTAGGAGATCATGTAGTTGTAGCGGCAGGTAGTGTAGTCAATAAAAGTTTTCCTGAAGGATATTGTGTTTTAGCAGGTGTACCAGCTAAAATCGTAAAGACTATATCCAAAGATAAAGTAGTAGAAAAGAAAAATAAGTATGAGTTTTATGGTTATATACCTAAGCATTTATTCAAACAATAA
- a CDS encoding Gfo/Idh/MocA family oxidoreductase: protein MMNFAIIGCGRISYKHVEAIVNNHPEARLIAVCDIIEERAKKKAEEYVEKMAAQEILVETPTIYTHYEDLLKNTSVDIVAIATESGKHAKISIDAMNAGKHVIVEKPMAMTIEDADRMIEASERNKVKLCVCHQNRFNPAIQKLRQAVEEGRFGRIIAGNARILWNRNEEYYRQAPWRGTKKQDGGCLMNQCIHNIDLLQWMLGGEVEQVNAMLGNFTHPYIEMEDYGSLQIRFKNGAIGNVEGTVCVYPQNLEETLTILGEKGTVVIGGKAVNKVQVWQFEDGKDSLEQVQKACDREIENIYGSGHISLYRNAIDSIVKKSTPYIDGIEGKKAIHIILKVYEIS from the coding sequence ATGATGAATTTTGCAATAATCGGTTGTGGAAGGATCAGTTATAAACATGTTGAAGCAATTGTCAATAACCATCCTGAAGCAAGATTAATAGCCGTATGTGATATTATTGAGGAACGAGCCAAAAAGAAAGCAGAAGAATATGTTGAAAAAATGGCAGCGCAAGAAATATTAGTTGAAACACCAACGATATATACACATTATGAAGATCTTTTAAAAAATACGAGTGTGGATATTGTTGCGATTGCAACGGAATCAGGAAAGCATGCAAAGATTTCAATTGATGCTATGAATGCAGGAAAACATGTAATAGTAGAAAAACCTATGGCAATGACTATAGAAGATGCAGATAGAATGATCGAAGCTTCAGAAAGAAATAAAGTAAAGCTTTGTGTATGCCATCAAAACCGATTTAATCCAGCTATCCAGAAATTGCGTCAAGCTGTGGAAGAAGGAAGATTTGGACGAATCATTGCGGGAAATGCCAGGATTTTATGGAATAGAAATGAAGAGTATTATAGGCAGGCTCCATGGAGAGGAACAAAAAAGCAAGATGGGGGATGTTTGATGAATCAATGTATCCACAACATAGATCTTTTACAGTGGATGCTTGGGGGAGAAGTTGAGCAGGTAAATGCAATGCTTGGAAATTTCACACACCCATACATTGAGATGGAGGATTACGGGAGTTTGCAAATTCGCTTTAAAAATGGAGCTATAGGGAATGTAGAAGGAACAGTATGTGTTTATCCACAGAATTTAGAAGAAACTTTGACTATTCTAGGCGAAAAAGGTACGGTTGTCATTGGCGGAAAAGCGGTTAATAAGGTTCAAGTTTGGCAGTTCGAAGACGGAAAAGATAGTCTGGAGCAGGTTCAAAAAGCATGCGATAGAGAAATTGAAAATATTTATGGGTCAGGACATATTTCTCTATATAGAAATGCAATTGATAGCATTGTAAAAAAAAGTACTCCATATATTGATGGAATTGAGGGGAAAAAGGCTATTCATATCATTTTAAAAGTATATGAAATAAGCTAG
- a CDS encoding nucleotide sugar dehydrogenase, which produces MKQALLNRIINKEAVIGVVGLGYVGLPLAVEKAKAGYRVIGFDIQDEKVKMVNQGHNYIGDIVDEELSEVVEKGLLSATNDFSFVEQVDCVSICVPTPLDQYFQPDISYVEKSTRDIAKYLHKGMLIVLESTTYPGTTEEIIKPILESTGLKCEKDFYLAFSPERVDPGNKIYKTKNTPKVVGGIGQDSTEVAAALYRNVLESEVFEVSSPAVAEMEKILENTFRNINIGLANEMAILCHKMGINVWEVIEAAKTKPYGFMAFYPGPGLGGHCIPIDPFYLTWKAREYNYHTRLIETAGEINNYMPEFVMERSMKILNRFSKALRGSKILILGVAYKQDIDDLRESPALKVIEHLENQGAEIIYNDPYIPEFQHKGKTYSSVELTQGILETADLVIITTMHTVYDYEYIAKHSKFIFDTKNAMKNVKNRENIEIL; this is translated from the coding sequence ATGAAACAAGCATTATTAAATAGAATTATTAATAAAGAAGCAGTAATAGGCGTAGTAGGACTTGGATATGTTGGTCTTCCTCTTGCAGTAGAAAAAGCTAAGGCAGGATATCGTGTAATAGGTTTTGATATACAGGACGAAAAAGTAAAAATGGTTAATCAAGGGCACAATTATATTGGTGATATAGTGGATGAAGAACTTTCAGAAGTAGTAGAGAAAGGACTTTTATCTGCAACGAATGATTTTAGTTTTGTTGAGCAGGTTGATTGTGTATCGATATGCGTTCCCACGCCTCTAGACCAATATTTTCAACCAGATATTTCTTATGTAGAGAAGTCTACAAGAGATATTGCGAAATATTTGCATAAAGGTATGCTAATTGTTTTAGAGAGTACCACATATCCTGGGACAACAGAAGAGATAATAAAGCCAATCCTAGAATCTACGGGATTGAAATGTGAAAAAGATTTTTATTTAGCATTTTCACCTGAAAGGGTGGACCCAGGAAATAAAATCTATAAAACAAAGAATACACCTAAAGTTGTTGGTGGCATTGGACAAGACAGTACAGAAGTAGCAGCTGCCTTATATAGGAATGTATTAGAAAGTGAAGTTTTTGAAGTATCTTCACCAGCAGTAGCAGAAATGGAAAAAATTTTAGAAAACACATTCAGAAATATTAATATTGGGCTTGCAAACGAGATGGCAATATTGTGCCATAAAATGGGTATTAATGTCTGGGAAGTTATTGAAGCTGCCAAAACAAAACCCTATGGGTTTATGGCATTTTATCCTGGACCAGGCTTAGGAGGACACTGTATTCCGATTGATCCATTTTATTTAACATGGAAAGCAAGAGAATATAATTATCATACGAGACTAATTGAAACAGCAGGAGAAATTAATAATTACATGCCAGAGTTTGTAATGGAAAGAAGTATGAAAATATTAAATCGTTTTTCAAAAGCGTTAAGAGGTTCAAAGATATTGATCTTAGGCGTTGCTTATAAACAGGATATTGATGATTTAAGAGAGTCGCCCGCATTAAAAGTCATTGAACACTTAGAGAATCAGGGAGCAGAGATCATATATAATGACCCATATATTCCTGAGTTTCAGCATAAAGGGAAAACATATTCTTCTGTAGAATTAACTCAAGGCATCCTTGAAACAGCAGATTTAGTGATTATTACGACAATGCACACTGTATATGATTATGAGTATATTGCAAAGCATTCAAAATTTATTTTTGATACAAAAAATGCAATGAAAAACGTAAAGAATCGAGAGAACATAGAAATACTATGA
- a CDS encoding acyltransferase, producing MSKLYFVHESSYIDEPCEIGAGTKIWHFSHIMSGCKIGEDCNIGQNVVISPNVIIGNNVKIQNNVSVYTGIICEDDVFLGPSCVFTNVINPRSHINRKHEFMQTVIKKGATIGANATIVCGNIIGKYALVGAGSVVTKDVPDYGLVVGNPARLIGWVCACGEKLLKDKYKYYCNSCKSEYKLLDNLLIKE from the coding sequence ATGTCGAAATTATATTTTGTACATGAATCGAGTTATATAGATGAACCTTGTGAAATAGGAGCTGGAACAAAAATATGGCATTTTAGCCATATTATGAGTGGATGTAAAATAGGCGAAGACTGTAATATAGGACAGAATGTAGTTATATCGCCCAATGTTATTATTGGCAATAATGTAAAAATACAAAATAATGTATCTGTTTATACAGGAATAATTTGCGAAGATGATGTGTTTTTAGGACCATCCTGTGTGTTTACCAATGTTATAAATCCACGTAGTCATATAAATAGAAAACATGAATTTATGCAAACTGTAATTAAAAAGGGAGCTACCATAGGTGCTAACGCTACTATTGTATGTGGCAACATAATAGGGAAGTATGCATTAGTAGGTGCAGGTTCTGTTGTTACTAAGGACGTTCCGGATTATGGCCTTGTTGTAGGAAACCCTGCAAGATTAATAGGTTGGGTATGTGCCTGTGGCGAAAAATTATTAAAAGATAAATATAAATATTATTGTAATAGCTGTAAAAGTGAGTATAAGTTACTTGACAATCTTTTAATTAAAGAATAG
- a CDS encoding DegT/DnrJ/EryC1/StrS family aminotransferase, which translates to MIPLLDLKKQYETIKNEIDQRLQGVISSAQYIMGEEIKLLEKKMEEYIGCKHAITCANGTDALVLALHALKIGDGDEVITSPFTFFATAEAISRVGAKPVFVDIKKDTYNIDPDKIEEKINKNTKAILPVHIFGQPANMDEIMDIANRYNLYVVEDACQAIGAEYKGKKVGSIGTIGCFSFFPTKNLGAFGDGGMITTNDDTLAALIKALRVHGSGELGRSAYNLINGIKEEQEENIDIEDKTIYDAAKYYNYFIGYNSRLDNIQAAILNVKLKYLDKWNTRRKELADYYTENLKNTQLITPEVHHDAKSVFHLYILQSENRDELVQHLKEKRIATGIYYPVPLHLQKVYKNLGYQKGDLPVSEYLSNRTFAIPLYPELTKEDQDFIINTIYEFEKR; encoded by the coding sequence ATGATTCCTTTATTAGATTTAAAAAAACAATATGAAACTATTAAAAATGAGATAGATCAAAGATTGCAAGGGGTAATTTCTTCTGCCCAATATATTATGGGAGAAGAAATAAAATTGTTAGAAAAGAAAATGGAAGAATATATTGGCTGCAAACATGCAATTACTTGTGCTAATGGAACCGATGCCTTAGTATTGGCCTTGCATGCCCTAAAAATTGGTGATGGAGATGAGGTGATTACATCTCCATTTACTTTCTTTGCCACTGCAGAAGCAATTTCCAGAGTAGGAGCGAAGCCTGTTTTTGTAGATATAAAAAAAGACACTTATAATATTGATCCGGATAAGATTGAAGAGAAGATCAATAAAAACACTAAAGCTATATTGCCTGTTCATATTTTTGGACAGCCGGCAAATATGGACGAAATTATGGATATAGCCAATAGATATAATCTTTATGTGGTAGAAGATGCTTGCCAAGCCATTGGAGCAGAATATAAAGGTAAAAAGGTAGGAAGTATTGGAACGATAGGTTGTTTTTCTTTTTTCCCTACAAAAAATCTCGGAGCTTTTGGAGACGGAGGAATGATTACTACTAATGACGATACATTAGCAGCATTAATAAAAGCTCTTAGAGTACATGGAAGCGGCGAGTTAGGACGTTCGGCATATAATTTAATAAATGGCATAAAAGAAGAGCAAGAAGAAAACATAGATATAGAGGACAAGACTATATATGATGCTGCAAAATATTACAATTACTTTATTGGATATAACTCAAGATTAGATAATATACAAGCAGCCATTTTAAATGTTAAGCTAAAATATTTAGATAAATGGAATACAAGACGCAAAGAGCTGGCAGATTATTATACAGAAAATCTGAAGAATACACAACTCATTACACCAGAAGTGCATCACGATGCAAAAAGCGTATTTCATTTATATATTTTACAAAGCGAAAATAGAGATGAACTTGTTCAGCATCTAAAAGAAAAGAGAATCGCAACGGGTATCTATTATCCTGTACCTTTACATTTACAAAAGGTTTATAAAAATTTAGGATATCAAAAAGGAGATTTACCGGTATCCGAGTACTTATCCAATCGTACCTTTGCTATTCCATTATATCCAGAATTAACAAAAGAAGATCAAGATTTTATCATTAATACGATCTATGAATTTGAAAAGAGATAA
- a CDS encoding UDP-N-acetylglucosamine 4,6-dehydratase family protein has translation MFENRKILVLGGTGTIGQALVKKLIKYNPKVIRIFSRDEYKQFLMEQELGRRKNIRFLLGDIRDKERLERAMHGIDIVFYLAALKHVPACEYNPFEAVKTNVLGTQNVIECAINQKVDRVIYTSSDKAISPTNTMGATKLLAERLMSSAHYYKGGKRPIFAAVRFGNVMGSRGSVIPLFKQQILENKKITLTDPNMSRFMMSITQAVDLVLKATEYAQGGDIFVLKMPVVNLKDLAEVVIEETRKKYSLPLDEEIKIETIGLRPGEKMYEELMTKEEAMRAEELDEMFRIYPFVQSYPKVNHYDVSEYSTDSSKVQALSKEELRELILSEKLI, from the coding sequence ATGTTTGAGAACAGAAAGATTTTAGTCCTCGGGGGAACAGGAACTATTGGACAAGCCTTGGTAAAAAAGCTCATTAAGTATAATCCTAAAGTTATTCGTATTTTCAGCAGAGATGAATATAAGCAGTTTCTAATGGAGCAAGAACTGGGAAGACGTAAAAACATTAGGTTCCTGTTAGGCGATATAAGAGATAAGGAAAGACTGGAACGAGCTATGCATGGAATTGATATCGTTTTTTATTTGGCTGCCCTAAAACATGTTCCTGCCTGTGAATACAATCCTTTTGAAGCTGTAAAAACCAATGTCCTTGGCACTCAGAACGTCATAGAATGCGCCATTAATCAAAAGGTAGATAGAGTCATTTATACAAGCAGCGACAAAGCCATAAGTCCTACAAATACCATGGGAGCCACTAAGCTTCTGGCAGAGCGCCTTATGTCCTCTGCGCATTATTATAAAGGAGGAAAAAGGCCCATATTTGCAGCAGTACGATTTGGAAATGTAATGGGCTCCAGGGGTTCTGTTATACCCCTATTTAAGCAGCAAATATTAGAAAATAAAAAAATAACACTTACAGATCCTAATATGTCAAGATTTATGATGAGCATTACTCAAGCAGTAGATTTAGTGCTAAAAGCTACAGAATATGCTCAGGGAGGAGACATTTTCGTCCTAAAAATGCCGGTTGTTAACTTAAAGGATTTAGCAGAAGTTGTCATTGAAGAGACAAGAAAAAAATACAGTTTACCGTTAGATGAAGAAATTAAGATTGAAACCATAGGCTTAAGACCGGGAGAAAAAATGTACGAAGAACTCATGACTAAAGAAGAAGCTATGAGGGCTGAAGAATTGGATGAAATGTTTAGAATCTATCCATTTGTTCAAAGCTATCCTAAGGTTAATCATTATGATGTTAGTGAATATTCAACAGATTCTTCAAAAGTACAAGCCTTAAGCAAAGAAGAATTAAGAGAACTTATATTAAGTGAAAAATTAATATAG
- a CDS encoding 6-hydroxymethylpterin diphosphokinase MptE-like protein — MTIQIETSKSGAPTAKLQIGEKEIYLHSKYDPLKEAIRNIGSLEEYGLNTVFILFGLGLGYNLYALSKYAKENIIVIIEPNEELYLYVKELEHVKPILEKATVISLVGNACFNIYEILKQNTSIENYNHFKIYTLSYYDKIYAEFYNQLLGIINKYNLELQIQVNAIEKLSSQISTNLIENIPYIIEGNSITSFKDSFKNCPAIIVSAGPSLEQNIEHLKDIMDKAVIIAGVRTLKPLLERGIIPHFLCNIDPQNVTYELAKDYMDLTIPFISLVHGNHILVEEWRGKKIFITDEKLKKLTEYISGEKQDIIKVGGSVANSSTAIATYMGCNPIILIGQDLAFTNAKHHSDIAAKISEEDHKDSPGDLLVEDIHGNRIPTSSQLYYYLNWFENFIRENSTTIFIDATEGGAKIKGTMIMTLEDAIIKYCNKDINAKDKIGHIIEKKENTVYNNGIEKLKNILKELKVVKKCAKSNLEWTLELKRYYEGKSREKFKNILYQLDKNDQEINKATLTNELLFYYKQFELLQIAQQYEPKIIENDQDSYKRIIEKNESLYKLQYNAAVHFEKILEEFIEENEIKLFTAYITILS, encoded by the coding sequence ATGACCATTCAAATAGAAACTTCAAAAAGTGGAGCCCCAACTGCAAAGCTTCAAATAGGGGAAAAGGAGATCTATTTGCACAGCAAATATGACCCTCTGAAAGAAGCAATACGAAATATAGGTTCGTTAGAGGAGTATGGTTTAAATACTGTATTTATATTATTTGGATTAGGACTAGGATATAATCTATATGCATTATCAAAATATGCAAAGGAAAATATCATCGTTATTATAGAGCCAAATGAAGAATTATATTTATATGTAAAAGAACTAGAACATGTTAAACCTATTTTAGAGAAAGCAACTGTAATTTCTCTTGTAGGAAATGCATGTTTTAATATTTATGAAATCTTAAAGCAAAATACCTCCATAGAAAATTATAACCATTTTAAGATATATACATTGTCCTACTATGATAAAATATATGCAGAGTTCTATAATCAGCTTTTGGGAATTATTAATAAGTATAATCTTGAACTTCAAATACAAGTGAATGCTATAGAAAAACTTTCTAGTCAGATAAGCACAAACTTAATAGAAAATATTCCATATATTATAGAAGGGAATTCCATCACTTCTTTTAAGGACAGTTTTAAAAATTGTCCTGCTATCATTGTGTCTGCAGGACCTTCCCTTGAACAAAATATCGAGCATCTAAAAGATATAATGGATAAAGCTGTGATTATTGCTGGGGTAAGAACATTAAAGCCCTTATTAGAAAGAGGAATTATTCCTCATTTTCTGTGTAATATTGATCCTCAAAATGTTACCTATGAATTAGCTAAGGACTATATGGATTTAACCATACCTTTTATTTCATTGGTTCATGGCAATCATATCCTTGTGGAAGAATGGCGGGGCAAAAAAATATTTATAACGGATGAAAAGTTAAAAAAACTTACGGAATATATATCAGGGGAGAAACAGGATATTATTAAAGTAGGAGGATCTGTGGCCAACAGCTCTACGGCTATAGCCACATACATGGGATGCAACCCTATCATTTTAATTGGACAGGATTTAGCATTTACCAATGCAAAGCACCATAGTGACATAGCAGCCAAGATATCTGAAGAAGATCACAAGGATTCACCAGGTGATCTATTAGTGGAAGATATACATGGAAACAGGATTCCTACCAGCTCGCAATTATATTATTACCTTAATTGGTTTGAAAACTTTATTAGAGAAAACTCAACCACTATCTTTATAGATGCCACAGAAGGCGGAGCAAAAATCAAGGGCACTATGATCATGACATTAGAAGATGCCATTATAAAATACTGTAATAAAGATATTAATGCAAAGGACAAGATCGGGCATATAATAGAGAAAAAAGAGAATACTGTATATAATAATGGAATTGAAAAGCTGAAAAATATCTTAAAAGAATTAAAAGTGGTAAAAAAATGCGCTAAATCAAATTTAGAGTGGACTTTAGAGCTTAAAAGGTATTATGAAGGGAAAAGCAGGGAAAAATTTAAAAATATCTTATACCAATTAGACAAAAATGATCAAGAAATCAATAAGGCTACGCTTACTAATGAGCTTTTATTTTATTATAAACAGTTCGAACTATTACAGATTGCTCAGCAGTATGAACCCAAAATCATAGAAAATGATCAAGATTCATACAAACGAATTATTGAAAAAAATGAAAGCCTGTATAAGCTCCAATATAATGCCGCAGTACATTTTGAAAAAATCTTGGAAGAATTTATAGAAGAAAATGAGATAAAACTATTTACAGCATATATTACAATACTATCATAG